One region of Maylandia zebra isolate NMK-2024a linkage group LG10, Mzebra_GT3a, whole genome shotgun sequence genomic DNA includes:
- the micu2 gene encoding calcium uptake protein 2, mitochondrial, protein MATWGKVTALLRGVLRSPRSLKTFAQYRTVGRGIVASVIGTGVVCYYRYHVNNRTLPFAVYAKEEKEDAAPQMSARKIRFIQFASVVHEEEPYMTPRDFLFSVMLEKVDRKLQKKILTKQDVNGMLVAASKARAGNDLFRNLGDKGLISYTEYLFLLSILTKPRTGFDIAFKMLDIDGNEHVDKKEFLKLKKIMGKTKLRAPIDTTEKTTEEGEGVNTTLQAYFFGRKGDNKLQYKDFCRFMEDLQAEVQEMEFLQFSKGMDTMRREDFAEWLLHYTNEEDNEVYWENMRKKIPAGQSIAFDEFKAFCLFTNNLEDFAFSMKMVTEANRPVGMAQFKRAVTIATGHELSENVLDTVFKLFDIDGDNCLSHKEFIGVMNDRVLRGLKVQPQNGISGYWKCVKRETLKAAQEALVDGGCPI, encoded by the exons ATGGCCACCTGGGGGAAAGTTACCGCTCTCCTGAGGGGTGTCTTGAGGAGCCCTCGATCTCTGAAAACCTTCGCACAGTACCGTACTGTCGGTCGCGGCATTGTGGCCTCTGTAATTGGCACCGGGGTTGTCTGTTATTACCGGTATCATGTAAACAACAGGACTCTGCCCTTCGCCGTTTATGCTAAGGAAGAAAAA GAAGATGCAGCTCCCCAGATGTCTGCAAGGAAAATCCGCTTCATCCAGTTTGCCTCAGTCGTCCATGAAGAGGAGCCCTACATGACCCCCAGAGACTTCCTATTCTCTGTGATGCTGGAGAAAGTTGATC GAAAGCTGCAAAAGAAAATTTTAACCAAACAG GATGTGAACGGTATGCTGGTGGCTGCCTCTAAAGCTCGTGCTGGTAATGATCTCTTCAGAAACTTGGGAGATAAAG GTTTGATATCCTACACAGAGTATCTGTTCCTGCTGTCCATCCTGACCA AGCCGCGCACTGGATTTGATATAGCCTTCAAAATGCTCGACATTGATGGCAACGAGCATGTGGACAAAAAGGAGTTTTTGAAA CTCAAGAAAATCATGGGAAAAACTAAACTGCGAGCCCCGATAGATACTACAGAG AAAAccacagaagaaggagaaggTGTGAACACAACACTACAGGCCTACTTCTTTGGAAGGAAAGGGGACAACAAGTTGCAGTATAAGGACTTCTGCCG GTTCATGGAGGACCTACAGGCTGAAGTCCAGGAGATGGAGTTTCTGCAGTTTTCCAAAGGTATGGACACCATGCGGAGGGAAGACTTTGCAGAATGGCTGCTACACTACACCAACGAAGAAGACAATGAAGTCTACTGGGAAAACATGAGGAAGAAGATACCGGCGGGTCAG AGTATCGCATTCGATGAGTTCAAAGCCTTCTGCCTGTTCACCAACAACCTGGAAGATTTTGCCTTCTCAATGAAAATGGTCACAGAAGCCAACCGTCCTGTGGGCATGG CCCAGTTCAAGCGAGCTGTGACGATTGCCACAGGCCACGAACTCTCCGAGAACGTGCTGGACACAGTGTTTAAGCTTTTCGACATAGATGGAGACAACTGCCTGAGCCACAAGGAGTTCATTGGTGTGATGAATGACCGAGTACTGCGGGGTCTAAAG GTGCAGCCTCAAAATGGCATCTCTGGCTACTGGAAGTGTGTGAAGCGGGAGACCCTGAAGGCAGCCCAGGAGGCCCTGGTAGACGGCGGGTGTCCCATCTGA
- the LOC101475876 gene encoding interferon regulatory factor 2-binding protein 1 codes for MSSASQSSSRRQWCYLCDLPKMPWAMLWEFSEAVCRGCVNYDGADRIELLIETARQLKSTHGVLDGRSPGPQQGKPSSAGPLEAGRHHGERVDRGRGEYGASSRLPNGLHRAEDVALSEGSRQSPNTRRAMPGVVSSLHNTIPHALIAQGLVATASHGILTPLTSTRAGAAPIAVSAGPIISDSGRRQAVSLGMGPSTSTLVGIDPAVWRNSEVMAELNEVARSRVEGWPNRPKAVRDVLVALSSCVPFNVRFRKDHNLMGRVLAFDASATPEFELRVFAEYPSGSGMIYSGVPDLVRQMFRDSAKDAGKAVNSGLRYVEYEKRQGTGDWRGLSELLNDGVRMFKEPPIPEVLPQPDPVLSLAAPGRPGPAKGTTRRRKASPGSENGESEGRAEHPVREPWPRGTYSGMEPLPGMAVPQEGPPRLHNQPSPISALMGVADGLSSSHMARESPSMSTAHSSSAGRPSSSSPSTPSTSVSQAAVGQGLSTGGQSNNTNTGESTSSTPGTLLCCTLCRERLEDTHFVQCPSVPHHKFCFPCTRGFIRSQGQGGEVYCPSGERCPLAGSTVPWAFMQGEISTILAGEGDVTVKKENDP; via the coding sequence ATGTCCTCCGCCTCGCAGTCTTCCTCGAGACGGCAATGGTGCTACCTCTGCGACCTGCCCAAGATGCCTTGGGCTATGCTGTGGGAGTTCAGCGAAGCTGTATGCCGGGGTTGTGTCAACTACGACGGCGCAGACCGGATAGAACTCCTCATTGAAACTGCCAGGCAGCTGAAGAGCACTCACGGAGTTTTAGACGGCAGGTCCCCTGGTCCACAGCAGGGCAAACCCAGCTCTGCTGGGCCCCTTGAAGCGGGGCGGCATCACGGAGAGCGTGTAGACCGGGGGAGGGGTGAGTATGGGGCTTCTTCTCGCCTCCCCAATGGTCTGCATAGAGCTGAAGATGTAGCTTTGTCAGAGGGCAGCCGACAGAGCCCGAACACTCGTCGGGCTATGCCTGGGGTAGTTTCTAGTCTTCATAACACCATACCCCATGCCTTGATAGCTCAGGGGCTAGTAGCAACAGCTTCTCATGGGATTTTAACCCCATTAACAAGCACGAGAGCTGGGGCCGCTCCTATTGCCGTCTCAGCTGGCCCCATAATAAGCGACAGTGGCAGAAGACAGGCTGTGTCCCTGGGTATGGGACCTAGCACTTCTACTCTAGTGGGCATAGATCCGGCAGTGTGGAGGAACAGTGAAGTAATGGCTGAACTGAATGAGGTGGCTCGTAGTAGAGTGGAAGGCTGGCCTAACCGTCCCAAAGCAGTTCGGGATGTGCTGGTAGCTCTCAGCAGCTGTGTCCCCTTCAATGTGCGCTTCAGGAAAGACCATAATCTGATGGGGCGTGTTCTGGCCTTTGATGCTAGCGCTACTCCAGAGTTTGAGCTGAGGGTGTTCGCGGAGTATCCCTCTGGCTCTGGAATGATCTACTCAGGAGTTCCAGATCTGGTCAGGCAGATGTTCCGTGACTCCGCCAAAGATGCTGGTAAGGCAGTAAACTCTGGGCTGCGCTACGTGGAATATGAGAAACGGCAAGGCACCGGAGACTGGCGTGGGCTGTCTGAGCTGTTGAATGATGGTGTGCGTATGTTTAAAGAGCCTCCAATCCCAGAGGTTCTGCCACAGCCAGACCCAGTGCTGTCTTTGGCAGCTCCTGGACGCCCCGGACCAGCCAAGGGCACCACCAGGCGCCGAAAGGCTTCTCCAGGCTCTGAGAACGGAGAGAGTGAGGGAAGGGCCGAACACCCTGTGAGGGAGCCCTGGCCCCGGGGCACGTACTCAGGCATGGAACCTCTTCCTGGCATGGCTGTACCTCAAGAGGGCCCACCTCGTCTACACAACCAGCCTTCACCCATCTCAGCACTTATGGGAGTGGCAGATGGCCTGAGTTCCAGTCACATGGCCAGAGAGAGCCCCAGTATGTCCACAGCCCACTCCTCCTCAGCTGGGcgccccagcagcagcagcccctCGACTCCCTCCACCTCAGTCTCTCAGGCAGCTGTAGGGCAGGGTCTGAGCACTGGAGGACAAAgtaacaacacaaacactgggGAGTCTACAAGTAGCACCCCAGGCACCCTGCTTTGCTGCACCCTCTGCAGAGAGCGCCTGGAGGACACTCACTTTGTCCAGTGTCCCTCAGTCCCGCACCACAAGTTCTGCTTCCCCTGCACCCGAGGGTTCATCCGCAGCCAAGGTCAAGGAGGAGAGGTTTACTGCCCCAGCGGAGAACGCTGCCCCCTGGCCGGATCCACTGTGCCTTGGGCCTTCATGCAGGGTGAGATCTCAACCATCCTAGCTGGAGAAGGAGATGTGACAGTAAAGAAGGAGAACGACCCTTGA
- the hnrnpl gene encoding heterogeneous nuclear ribonucleoprotein L produces MVMEIPSRFFPRIWNAAIGRQRGQDNMAASAGRYYGEGGRATKRQKTEDGGMTTESYDDPHKPLPSPVVHIRGLVDGVMEADLVEALQEFGTISFVVMMPKKRQALVEYEDMNGSCNAVTYAAENQVYIAGHPAFINYSTSQKISRPGDSDDTRSVNNVLLLTIINPIYPITTDVLYTICNNCGPVQRIVIFRKNGVQAMVEFDSVQSAQRAKASLNGADIYSGCCTLKIEYAKPARLNVFKNDQDTWDYTNPNLSGQDADGEGNWNNSQDPNANPNKRQRQPALLGDHPPDYGGPQGGYHGYNDDSYGPPPPHRMGPGMGGRGRGNQRYGPGYGPPPPEYGPHADSPVLMVYGLEPSKINADKVFNIFCLYGNVERVKFMKSKPGAAMVEMGDCYSVDRAITHLNNNFLFGQKLNVCVSKQQAIVPGQCYQLEDNTSSFKDFHGSRNNRFTSPEQAAKNRIQHPSNVLHFFNAQPDISAEIFNQVCDELGIKRPTSVKLFTGKSERSSSGLLEWESINDAMEALAMMNHYQMKNPSGPYPYTLKLCFSTTHHAN; encoded by the exons ATGGTTATGGAAATACCATCCCGTTTTTTCCCACGTATCTGGAATGCAGCAATAGGCCGGCAGAGGGGACAGGACAACATGGCTGCTTCTGCGGGCCGATACTACGGAGAAGGTGGCAGAGCAAcgaaaagacagaaaactgaaGACGGAGGAATGACAACG gagagCTACGATGACCCTCACAAACCGCTCCCCTCCCCGGTGGTGCATATCAGGGGTTTGGTGGACGGTGTCATGGAGGCTGACCTGGTGGAAGCCCTGCAAGAGTTTGGCACCATCAG TTTTGTGGTTATGATGCCCAAGAAGCGGCAGGCCCTGGTGGAGTATGAGGACATGAACGGCTCCTGCAATGCTGTTACTTATGCAGCAGAGAACCAGGTTTACATTGCAGGTCACCCTGCCTTCATCAACTACTCAACTAGTCAGAAGATTTCCAGACCAGGAGACTCGGATGACACTCGGAGCGTCAACAATGTTCTGCTGCTCACAATTATAAACCCCATCTATCCCATTACCACG GATGTACTCTACACTATTTGTAACAACTGTGGCCCTGTACAGAGGATTGTCATCTTCAGAAAAAACGGTGttcaggccatggtcgaat TTGATTCGGTCCAAAGTGCCCAGAGGGCTAAAGCCTCTCTTAACGGGGCAGACATCTACTCTGGCTGTTGCACCCTAAAGATTGAATATGCCAAG CCAGCGCGACTCAATGTCTTCAAGAATGACCAGGACACATGGGACTACACAAATCCCAACCTGAGTGGCCAAG ATGCTGATGGTGAAGGCAATTGGAACAATTCACAAG ATCCCAATGCCAATCCTAACAAACGGCAGAGGCAGCCTGCTCTTCTGGGCGATCACCCACCTGATTATG GTGGACCACAGGGAGGTTATCATGGCTACAACGATGACAGCTATGGCCCCCCTCCTCCCCATCGCATGGGGCCAGGCATGGGTGGGCGTGGTCGGGGTAACCAGCGCTACGGTCCTGGATATGGACCGCCACCGCCCGAGTACGGTCCTCACGCTGACTCTCCAGTTCTTATGGTATATGGCCTGGAGCCCTCTAAGATCAATGCTGACAAGGTCTTCAACATCTTTTGCCTGTATGGCAATGTAGAGAGG gtCAAGTTCATGAAGAGTAAACCTGGAGCAGCAATGGTGGAGATGGGAGACTGTTACTCTGTGGACAGGGCCATTACTCATCTGAACAATAACTTCCTTTTTGGACAGAAACTCAATGTTTG TGTGTCCAAGCAACAGGCTATAGTGCCGGGACAGTGCTACCAGTTAGAGGACAACACAAGCAGCTTTAAAGATTTCCATGGATCACGCAACAACCGCTTCACCTCACCAGAGCAGGCGGCTAAAAACCGAATCCAGCATCCGAGCAACGTCTTACACTTCTTTAATGCACAACCCGACATCTCTGCTGAGATCTttaatcag GTCTGTGATGAACTTGGAATCAAGAGGCCCACAAGTGTGAAACTTTTCACTGGAAAGA GTGAGCGCAGTTCATCTGGCCTGCTTGAGTGGGAATCCATCAATGATGCCATGGAAGCACTAGCTATGATGAACCATTATCAGATGAAAAACCCTA GTGGGCCTTACCCTTATACACTGAAGCTGTGTTTCTCGACTACACACCATGCCAACTAA